From the genome of Carnobacterium viridans:
CCTTCAAACATTAAACTATCCAATTCACTTTTTTTGATTTCTTTGTCCGCTATTTTAAAAACATCAATCGTTTCGTCCATTATAATTTTTAACACTGAATCTTTTTCCTCTTTATCGATGTACACAAGTTCTGTATACAAGTCCTCTTTATAACAAATTCCAATTTCTTCTCTTTCATCCAAAACGTTCACGCTCCTCTTTATTTAATGAGTACATGCAACCACTAGTTGCAAATTGTAAACTGATCCGTTCTACAAAGCTTCATCAAAATATGGGATAATAGAATTAATAAAGGATTTAGCAAACCGCTTAATTATTTACTCATACATATTAATATAAGAAAGGTAAGTAACTATGAAAAATTACAAACGAAAATCCATTCTACTGGTTGGCATAAATTTAGCTGTTATTTTCGGTTTCATTCTTTACCCTAAAGATATTAATGGAAATCCTCTTATTCTATTGCTAGTAATCGCTATTAATAGTTACGATTTAGCAACCCTTAAAGAACCGTTGTCAAAACCTTATTTATTTTCTAGATATATTTTTATTTTGTTGCTATTTATAGGATTGCTGTTGTCAGTAATAAATCGTTAACCATATTTATAAAATAAACTCTCAAAACGGAGGTATAAATTATGAAAAAAAAATCCATACTCAATCCATTACTTGTTTCGTTATTTCCTGTGCTAGTGCTAGGGATAATTCCATGGCTTATCAACTATGCAAAAACAATTTCTGCTCAGACATATCATTTAACAGCTTTTTGGGCAATTAGTATAAGTTGGATATTCATTGGCATAACTCTAACGTTAATCAGTTACCAATTAATAACTTACTTTGATAAAACAGATAAGCTTACAAAATGGATTCTAATGGCTTGGACAGTTATTTTAATTATCTTATTGGTTGGTAATTACTTTGGTTATAGCCTGCCCATTTATGCAACTCTTAACCTACTGGGTACCTCTTTTGTAGAATTTACCCTTGGATTTTACATAAGTTTAGCCACTCTGCTCTACATCAAACGATAAAATCATTATATAATTTATCAATCAAAAAAAATAGCACCAAGCTTAGAGTTGTTTTCCGGCGCTATACTTTTTAGTGGTGATAGCTTAGTTAATTTAACGGCACGAAATTTTTGGAGGAATAGGGTTGCTTGTAGCCATGCACAGAATTCAATGCGAATTATAAAGCGTTAGCGCTTCAGCGATTACATTTTATTTGAGGTTTGAAAGCTCTGAAGACTACGAACTTTAGGCTTCAGGCGATTCCATGGCTCTCCACAAGCAAACCCGTCTATTCCAGAAGAAATTTTATTTTCCTCTATTAACACCATTTGAGGAAGAGTTTGTTCTCCTAAGAATTGGTGCTACCTTTTATTTATCTTTAATCCGTTTCTTTTAATTTATATAATTTCCCATTCTATCTGCAACCACGCAGTCCCAAGTATGAGTTTAATGCCTAATAAGCCTCTTATTTTGATTCCATAAAACAAAAAAACAACCCATCTATTAGAATGAGTTGCTCATAAATACTTACTTGCTTCTCTTATACTCAGATTACTCATCTCATCAGAATACTTGTTAATAAAAACTCTTACCCATTCAGGATTTACTTTGGAATAATCTCGCAAACTCCAGCCAATTGCCTTATTGATAAAGAACTCATCGCTTCCAAAATTGTTCGTAATAATTTCTTCTAACAATGCTGTTTTTGTTTTTTCTTTTCTGCCAAGTTGATGATTGATTGCCAATCTTCTTACCCAAAAATCTTCATCCTCAGACCATTCCAACATTAAACTGTCGACCCTTCTGTCTCTAAGACCTATGTTTCCAATAATTTTATTAAAAAAATCGATCGTATCCCACCATTGTTTTACTTTGATGTATTTATTTATTCTAGGTATATCTTCAAATTTCAACTCTTTATTCATAGCAATCAAGTAATCCAACACCAAATATTGAAACTCCCTGTGCTCATCTCCATAGCATTTATCAAGAAAATCCCAGTCAGTGGTTTTATTCTTTTTCTCTTCCCTGATAAATTCTTTATAGGTTTCTCTTCTTTTAGGAGATGGGATACCATAAAATTGAAACCTATTTCTCATGTACTTTGCCATCGAATCAGCCTTATCTCTATCTGAAATTTTCTCAAATTTATCTTTTATAAATCTATATTTATCCATATCACTGTCCTCTCAATCGCAGTTAGTCCGAATGAAAGCCATTCAAAGTTAACCTTCCTCACATCAACTGTAGGTACGCTAACATTACTATAATTTATTTGGTTAACAAATACAATAAACTTATTTTAGTTATATAGGTAAAATAAAATCCATCATGCTACTCCAGAATGTGTTATTTAGGTTCTATAATAGTTAATATTGGTAACAAAAAAATAGAAACAAGCGAAAAAACAACCCATTCAATGAATGAGTTGTTCGTTTTGTGATTTATGATTAGTCACGAACGAGTAAAGTAACACTTTCCACGTGTGTTGTTTGAGGGAATAAATCTACAGGTTGAACTTTTTTAACTGTATATCCGCCTTCTGAAAGTAAAGCTAAGTCACGTGCCAATGTTGCTGGATTACAACTTACGTAAATCATTTTTGTTGGTTTCATTTCAAGAACAGCCTCAGTAAATTCTTTTTCAAGACCTTTACGAGGAGGGTCAACAACTAATAAATCAGCTGTACGGCCTTCTTCACTCCATTTAACCATAACTTCTTCAGCAGCACCTGCTTCAAAGGTCACATTATCAATATTGTTTAATTCAGCATTTGCTTTTGCATTTTCTACAGCTGGTTCAATTACTTCGATTCCATAAACATGTTTAGCATTTTTAGCTAATGTTAATGTAATGGTCCCAATTCCACTGTAGGCATCAATAACGGTTTCTTCTCCCGTTAATTCAGCAAAGTCTAAAACAGTTTGATACAATTTTTCAGTTTGAAGTGGGTTCACTTGGTAGAATGAACGGTGAGAAATTTCAAATGTGTTGCCTAATAAAGTATCTCTAAATTTATCTTCGCCATATAAAACAATTGCATCGTCGCCTAAAATCACATTCGTGTGTTTAGGGTTAACATTTTGAACAATACTGACAACTTCTGGAATTGCTTCTAGAATATCTGGAATGATTTTGCTTGTAGGGAACAATTTAGCTGTTCTTGTTACTAATACAATCATGATTTCACCAGTATAGTATCCACGACGAACAATGATATGACGCAGATTACCCGTATTTTCATGTTCGTTATAAGGTTTAACCCCATATTCACGCATGATATCGCGAACTGCGATGATCGTTTCATCAATTTTAGGATCTTGAATGTAGAAGTTTTCCATTGGAATCACTTCATGACTGTTTTTACGGAAAAAACCAGTCGTTAATTTGTCATTGATTTTACGTACCGGTATCTGCGCTTTGTTACGGTAACCTGATGGATTAGCCATTCCAATCGTGTCGTATACGGGTACTTCTGGTAATTTTGCGATGCGTTGCATGCTGTTCTTAACTTGTTGTTTTTTAAAGTTTAATTGTGCTGGGTATCTCATGTGTTGCAACGGCGTAATGCCTACACGTGTATAATTTTCATCTTGGATGACTACACGGTCTTCACTTGAGTTTAAACGGTTCAATACTTTTGCATAACCAAAAGATTTCCCTGTTTTATGAATCTTAACTTCTACTTGTTCACCGGGTAAAGCATTTTCAATAAATAGTGAATAGCCTTGTATTCTTGCTACTCCCATACCCTCATGTGTTAAATCTTCAATTTTAACGGTGTGTTTTTCATTTTTCTTAACTGGTACTATTTTATCTGCTTTCATAAAAAAAAGCTCCCTTCGTTGACCCTATTTCGTGTCATATGTTTGTCGGTATATGTCTATTCAAGAACGTGTTCTAAAAAGCAAAACCAAATCCGCTTTTCTTCACACTCCATTGTCAGTTAGTACGCCAGATATTTGATACTTTCTATCATCCACTTAACTGGGAGTGTTCCTGACTCGACCGGCTAAACGGGATGGGATTAAAAATACGTTCTTATCTAATGATTCTAATCTACACTGTAGTATTGACCTTTTAAATTAACGTTAAAGGCTTCTTCCAATTCTTAATCATAAGTTTGGGTACTGACTCGTAATTATACAAGAAAACTCGCCTTATTTCAAAGTTTTCTTAATAATTCTCATAAGCTTCTTTTTTTGAAGAGTGTATTTCACCATCACCATTGATGTCTTGGTTTGTCAATTCTTCCACTTCTTTGATAAAAGCGTCTTCTACTCCCTCAGCATTTTCGTCTTTTTTATCAACAGCTTTTTGAATGTCATCCGTGGATACAATGATTTCAATGTGTTGATGCAAATTAGAAAACGTAACAGGTGCGTTTCCACCGTATTCGCCATCCAAGTTGATCATCATTTTAGACGAGTTTCCTGGACGTGCAACAATTTTACTTGTTTTTTTGTATAAAATTTTTGAATTGGTTAAATGTTTTCCACCATTCAAAACTTGGGCCACTAAATACATGATATCTGCTAAGTTGGATGTTTTTAGCACAATTAACGTAAATTTCCCATCATCTAATAAAGCATCGGGAGCAATTTGTTCAAAACCGCCAATTGAATTGGTCAGCGCAACTAAAAACATCGTTGCTTCTCCTTCAAATATGCCATCATCATACTCAATGTGCATTGGAATAGGTTTCATCCGAGGCAAAACCTCTGCTCCTTTAACAAAATAAGCTAAATATCCAAAGATTGATTTTAGTTGTGATGGAACGTCATACGTTAATTCTGTCAATAATCCACCGCCGCCAATATTAATGAAATAAGATAAGTCTTCTCCCATAACTGCTTCGCCGATGTCCATGAAAAAAGATTGCTCTTTTTGAATTACTTTTGCTGCTTCTACTAGATTATTTCTTGGAATGTGTAAAGCTCTAGCATAATCATTCGTTGTTCCAGCAGGGATAATGGCCAGTTTAGGTCTTTTTTCTAAACCAGCAATCCCATTTACGACTTCATTGATCGTTCCATCCCCGCCTGCTGCTACGATTAAATCAAAGCCGGCTTTTGCTGCTCTTTCAGCTTCGTTTCGAGCAGAGTTAGGTTCTGGAGTTGTCGCATAAGCACTAGTTTCATACCCTGCATCTTCGTAAACTTGAAAGATTTCTACTAGATTTTTTTTTACAATTTCACGACCCGATGTCGGATTATAAATCACTCTTGCACGCATAAATCTTCTCCTTTACTTTCACACCTAATTCTAGCGTTTGCTCAATTCATCCATTAATAATTTATTCACGACTCCTGGATTAGCTTGGCCTTTGGTAGCTTTCATAATTTGTCCTACTAAGAAACCAACTGCACGGTCTTTCCCATTTTTAAAGTCTTCAATTGATTGTGCATTATTGTCTAATATGTCATTGATAATTGGCAATAATTTTGCAGGGTCGCTTAATTGAACCCAGCCATTTGCTTCAACGACTCCTTGAGCGTCTCCACCGTTCATGATCAGTTCGCGGAATACTTTTTTCGCCATTTTTGAACTAATGGTTCCATCCGAAATCAATTTGATCATACCAGATAAGTTTTCAGGTGTTAATTTTGTCTCATGCAACTCTAGCTTTTCACTGTTTAGGTACGCTGAAACTTCACCCATCAACCAGTTTGAAGCTTGTTTTGCATCTGCTCCATTTGCTAACATGCCTTCAAAGAAATCTGACATTTCTTTTGTTGCGGTTAAGACCATTGCATCGTATTCTGGTAATCCTAATTGACTGATGTAACGAATACGACGATCTTTTGGCATTTCTGGAATGGTTGCTTTCACACGGTCGATACATTTTTCATCAATCACGATGTTTGGCAGATCAGGTTCTGGGAAGTAACGGTAGTCGCTTGACCCTTCCTTGACACGCATTAAAAGAGTATCTCCAGTTGTTTCATCGTAACGTCTTGTTTCTTGCTGGATCACTCCACCAGATAAAAGAACTTTTTCTTGGCGTTTTTCTTCAAAAGCTAACCCACGACGAACAAAGTTAAAGGAATTTAAGTTTTTCAATTCTGTTTTGGTTCCAAATTCTTCTTGCCCAATTGGACGAATAGAAATATTGGCATCACAACGCATTGATCCTTCTTCCATTTTTACATCACTTACACCAGTATATTGAATGATTTGTTTGATTGCTTCTAAATAAGCATAAGCTTCTTCCGGTGAACGCATATCTGCTTCAGATACGATTTCAATCAGCGGTGTTCCTTGACGGTTTAAGTCGACATAAGAATAGCCGTCTGTTCCATGCGTATTTTTACCAGCGTCCTCTTCTAAATGTACGCGTTCAATACGGATTTTCTTTTTCTTACCATCAACTTCAATTTCGATCCATCCATCATGTCCGATTGGTTGATCAAATTGTGAGATTTGGTATGCTTTTGGATTATCTGGATAAAAATAGTTCTTACGATCAAATTTGGTATCTTGTGAAATCACACAATTTAAAGCTAGAGCAGCTCTCATTCCAAATTCAATTGCGCCTTTATTGATAACGGGTAAAACTCCTGGGTAACCCCAGTCAATAACATTTGTGTTTGTGTTCGGTTCCGCACCAAAGTGAGCTGGAGCAGGTGAGAACATTTTTGAGTCGGTTTTTAATTCTACGTGGACTTCTAGTCCAATTACTGTTTCAAAATTCATATCTATTCTCTCCTCCTACAAATTTGGTTTTTCTTTATGAAAGTCAGTAGCTTGTTCAAAAGCATAGGCTGCTTTATAGATTGTTTCTTCATCAAAATGCTTTCCAATCAATTGCAGACCTACTGGCAGATCATTTGAAAAGCCGCATGGAATAGAGATAGCTGGTACACCTGCTAAATTAACAGGAACGGTTAAGATATCGCTTAGGTACATTGCAATTGGATCATCGATTTGTTCGCCAATTCCAAATGCAGTCGTTGGTGTTGTAGGCCCTACTATCAAATCAAAATCTTTAAACACATTATCAAAGTCTTGTCTGATCAAGGTTCTAGCTTGTCCAGCTTTTTTAAAGTGAGCATCATAAAAACCTGAACTCAACGAGAATGTTCCAAGCATGATACGACGTTTTACTTCCATACCAAACCCTTCAGTACGTGATTTCACATAAACTTCATCAAGTGTTTTCGCTTCAGGTGAACGGTAACCATAACGAACACCATCAAACCGTTGTAAGTTTGAAGAAGCTTCTGAAGAAGCAATAATATAGTAAGCAGGCACACCATGTTTTGAATGTGGCAAGCTGACTTCTTCAACGATAGCCCCTAATGATTTGAAGGTATCAATAGCTTTAAGAACAGCTTTTTTAACGCCTTCTTCTAATCCTTTTTCATTTAAGTATTCAGTTGGAACACCAATTTTCATTCCTTTAACGCCAGACTCAATCCCAGCAGTAAAATCTGGAACGTCTCCTTCATAACTCATTGAATCACTTGCATCATGTCCGCTGATCGCATTTAAAACTAACGCATTGTCTTTAACTGTACGTGTAAATGGTCCAATTTGATCCAAACTAGATCCAAAAGCAATCAAACCAAAACGTGATACACGACCGTAAGTTGGTTTCATCCCAACGATTCCGTTAAATGCTGCTGGTTGACGGATTGATCCACCAGTATCTGTACCTAATGAAACCGGAATTTGACCCGCTGCTACTGCTGCTGCAGATCCACCTGAAGAGCCACCAGGAACTTTATCTAGATTCCATGGGTTACGTGTTTTTTTGTAATATGACGTTTCAGTACTTCCGCCCATAGCGAATTCATCCATGTTTAATTTTCCAACTGAAATCATTTTCGCTTCTTTTATTTTTTTCGTAACCGTTGCATCATAAATTGGAACAAAATCTTCCAAAATTTTACTAGCTGCTGTTGTACGTGTACCATTTGTTACAATATTGTCTTTGATACCGATTGGAATACCTGAAAGAATATTACTCGGATCAATGCCTTCTTCGTCTACTTTGCGAGCT
Proteins encoded in this window:
- a CDS encoding DNA alkylation repair protein, which gives rise to MDKYRFIKDKFEKISDRDKADSMAKYMRNRFQFYGIPSPKRRETYKEFIREEKKNKTTDWDFLDKCYGDEHREFQYLVLDYLIAMNKELKFEDIPRINKYIKVKQWWDTIDFFNKIIGNIGLRDRRVDSLMLEWSEDEDFWVRRLAINHQLGRKEKTKTALLEEIITNNFGSDEFFINKAIGWSLRDYSKVNPEWVRVFINKYSDEMSNLSIREASKYL
- a CDS encoding diacylglycerol kinase, whose translation is MRARVIYNPTSGREIVKKNLVEIFQVYEDAGYETSAYATTPEPNSARNEAERAAKAGFDLIVAAGGDGTINEVVNGIAGLEKRPKLAIIPAGTTNDYARALHIPRNNLVEAAKVIQKEQSFFMDIGEAVMGEDLSYFINIGGGGLLTELTYDVPSQLKSIFGYLAYFVKGAEVLPRMKPIPMHIEYDDGIFEGEATMFLVALTNSIGGFEQIAPDALLDDGKFTLIVLKTSNLADIMYLVAQVLNGGKHLTNSKILYKKTSKIVARPGNSSKMMINLDGEYGGNAPVTFSNLHQHIEIIVSTDDIQKAVDKKDENAEGVEDAFIKEVEELTNQDINGDGEIHSSKKEAYENY
- the gatA gene encoding Asp-tRNA(Asn)/Glu-tRNA(Gln) amidotransferase subunit GatA; protein product: MDITNYTVEELHELLVKKEVTAQEIVKAVFTRINETEDKIGAFITLTEEEALEQARKVDEEGIDPSNILSGIPIGIKDNIVTNGTRTTAASKILEDFVPIYDATVTKKIKEAKMISVGKLNMDEFAMGGSTETSYYKKTRNPWNLDKVPGGSSGGSAAAVAAGQIPVSLGTDTGGSIRQPAAFNGIVGMKPTYGRVSRFGLIAFGSSLDQIGPFTRTVKDNALVLNAISGHDASDSMSYEGDVPDFTAGIESGVKGMKIGVPTEYLNEKGLEEGVKKAVLKAIDTFKSLGAIVEEVSLPHSKHGVPAYYIIASSEASSNLQRFDGVRYGYRSPEAKTLDEVYVKSRTEGFGMEVKRRIMLGTFSLSSGFYDAHFKKAGQARTLIRQDFDNVFKDFDLIVGPTTPTTAFGIGEQIDDPIAMYLSDILTVPVNLAGVPAISIPCGFSNDLPVGLQLIGKHFDEETIYKAAYAFEQATDFHKEKPNL
- the gatB gene encoding Asp-tRNA(Asn)/Glu-tRNA(Gln) amidotransferase subunit GatB, whose product is MNFETVIGLEVHVELKTDSKMFSPAPAHFGAEPNTNTNVIDWGYPGVLPVINKGAIEFGMRAALALNCVISQDTKFDRKNYFYPDNPKAYQISQFDQPIGHDGWIEIEVDGKKKKIRIERVHLEEDAGKNTHGTDGYSYVDLNRQGTPLIEIVSEADMRSPEEAYAYLEAIKQIIQYTGVSDVKMEEGSMRCDANISIRPIGQEEFGTKTELKNLNSFNFVRRGLAFEEKRQEKVLLSGGVIQQETRRYDETTGDTLLMRVKEGSSDYRYFPEPDLPNIVIDEKCIDRVKATIPEMPKDRRIRYISQLGLPEYDAMVLTATKEMSDFFEGMLANGADAKQASNWLMGEVSAYLNSEKLELHETKLTPENLSGMIKLISDGTISSKMAKKVFRELIMNGGDAQGVVEANGWVQLSDPAKLLPIINDILDNNAQSIEDFKNGKDRAVGFLVGQIMKATKGQANPGVVNKLLMDELSKR
- the rlmD gene encoding 23S rRNA (uracil(1939)-C(5))-methyltransferase RlmD, which gives rise to MKADKIVPVKKNEKHTVKIEDLTHEGMGVARIQGYSLFIENALPGEQVEVKIHKTGKSFGYAKVLNRLNSSEDRVVIQDENYTRVGITPLQHMRYPAQLNFKKQQVKNSMQRIAKLPEVPVYDTIGMANPSGYRNKAQIPVRKINDKLTTGFFRKNSHEVIPMENFYIQDPKIDETIIAVRDIMREYGVKPYNEHENTGNLRHIIVRRGYYTGEIMIVLVTRTAKLFPTSKIIPDILEAIPEVVSIVQNVNPKHTNVILGDDAIVLYGEDKFRDTLLGNTFEISHRSFYQVNPLQTEKLYQTVLDFAELTGEETVIDAYSGIGTITLTLAKNAKHVYGIEVIEPAVENAKANAELNNIDNVTFEAGAAEEVMVKWSEEGRTADLLVVDPPRKGLEKEFTEAVLEMKPTKMIYVSCNPATLARDLALLSEGGYTVKKVQPVDLFPQTTHVESVTLLVRD